The following are encoded together in the Paludisphaera mucosa genome:
- a CDS encoding efflux RND transporter permease subunit produces MFTRFFIDRPIFASVISIVITLAGGLSLYSLPVAMFPQIAPPTVMVTCQYPGANAQVVADTVASPIEQKVNGVDEMMYMSSQSTNDGNYTLTVTFKQGINLDLAQVLVQNRVALALPMLPDVIKATGVTTRKRSPDILLSIGIYSPDGRYDQLYLSNYALMKVREELARVPGISDVGVLGTRNYSMRIWLDPDKLATRKLNAGDVVAALREQNVQVAAGSVGQTPSANGQRTQFTIDTLGRLNEVDQFKDVIVKRGAEGRLVRIRDLGEIEMGARSLDIDSEINGMPVANMAIFMLPDANALETADIVRAKIDELRKDFPEGLDYMIRYDTTPFIRESIQEVFKTLLDSVVLVALVVLLFLQNWRSALIPLVAVPVGIVGTFAVMLGMGFSLNNLTLFGLVLAIGIVVDDAIVVVEAVEHHIEHGMAPRAATIQAMSEVSAPVIAVGLVLTAVFVPCAFISGITGQFFRQFALTIASSTILSTINSLTLSPALAALLLKPRKKGEYQALPRPVLAGMGAWFGYTTLGPRLLPYLERAGSEAVSRAAVLDSARDVLDRMGATPGQTAGVLGMVAGGLLLWGLSGIVNRILSGFFTLFNRGFLASASLYSRLVGSLLRVFMLVFAVYAGLLFLTYDTFIKTPRGFVPAQDMGYMLANIQLPDSASLERTRATLRKMADIVRKAPGVASTVAISGQSLLLSAFGSNFGTMFITLNPFDERRADDLYYEVIMNKLRGQLASTVPEANVSIFGPPPIRGAGRAGGWMLMVEDRGDLGPVQLQREVERLVAAANVSPINPGIDVKGDRIPMESAKPEAAKPEEPPKPGSAAWFGNLFAGAAERRTPAVDGLTAVFRANVPQIFLDVDRDACMVKGLSLRDVFQTLQAYLGSLYVNDFNLFGRTWQVVVQAMPRYRDQKDDISRLQVRNNAGTMVPLGAVAQVKEMNGPLILTRYNMYPAASINGSAVPGVSSGTAIQAMENLAARELPQAMSFEWTELAFLEQQAGNTALYVFGFSIAMVFLVLAAQFESWSMPLAVILSVPLCMLSAVVGVRNSALLGVHNAGTDINIFTQVGLVVLVGLASKNSILIVQFAKLIHTQGRSVREATLEACRLRLRPIIMTSMAFILGVLPLLYAHGAGAEMRKSLGVAVFSGMLGVTIFGVVLTPVFFYVIDRASESRFFASPWVRFITGGTLDVLTLRIVWRPALTLAKRGAATVRHARKTRKPVPPDET; encoded by the coding sequence GTGTTCACGCGCTTCTTCATCGACAGGCCGATCTTCGCCTCGGTGATCTCGATCGTGATCACGCTGGCCGGCGGGCTCTCGCTCTACAGCCTGCCGGTCGCGATGTTCCCGCAGATCGCCCCCCCCACGGTGATGGTGACCTGCCAGTACCCGGGGGCCAACGCGCAGGTCGTCGCCGACACCGTCGCCTCGCCGATCGAGCAGAAGGTCAACGGCGTCGACGAGATGATGTACATGTCGTCGCAGTCGACCAACGACGGCAACTACACGCTGACCGTGACCTTCAAGCAGGGGATCAACCTCGACCTGGCCCAGGTCCTGGTGCAGAACCGGGTGGCCCTGGCGCTGCCGATGCTGCCGGACGTCATCAAGGCGACCGGCGTGACGACCCGCAAGCGCTCGCCCGACATCCTGCTGTCGATCGGCATCTATTCGCCCGACGGCCGCTACGACCAGCTCTACCTGAGCAACTACGCCCTGATGAAAGTCCGCGAGGAGCTGGCGCGGGTCCCGGGGATCAGCGACGTCGGCGTGCTCGGCACACGCAATTACAGCATGCGGATCTGGCTCGACCCCGACAAGCTCGCCACCCGCAAGCTCAACGCCGGCGACGTCGTCGCCGCGCTCCGCGAGCAGAACGTGCAGGTGGCCGCCGGCTCGGTCGGCCAGACCCCCTCGGCCAACGGCCAGCGCACCCAGTTCACGATCGACACCCTGGGCCGGCTCAACGAGGTGGACCAGTTCAAGGATGTGATCGTCAAGCGGGGCGCCGAGGGCCGGCTCGTCCGGATCCGCGACCTGGGCGAGATCGAGATGGGGGCCCGCAGCCTCGACATCGACAGCGAGATCAACGGCATGCCCGTGGCCAACATGGCCATCTTCATGCTCCCCGACGCCAACGCGCTCGAGACGGCCGACATCGTCCGCGCCAAGATCGACGAGCTGAGGAAGGACTTCCCCGAAGGCCTCGACTACATGATCCGCTACGACACGACGCCCTTCATCCGGGAGTCGATCCAGGAGGTCTTCAAGACCCTGCTGGACTCGGTCGTGCTGGTGGCGCTCGTCGTCCTCCTGTTCCTGCAGAACTGGCGGTCGGCCCTGATCCCGCTGGTGGCGGTGCCGGTCGGGATCGTCGGGACCTTCGCGGTCATGCTGGGCATGGGGTTCAGCCTGAACAACCTGACGCTGTTCGGGCTGGTGCTGGCGATCGGCATCGTGGTCGACGACGCCATCGTCGTCGTCGAGGCCGTCGAGCACCACATCGAGCACGGCATGGCGCCCCGGGCGGCGACCATCCAGGCGATGTCCGAGGTCTCCGCGCCCGTGATCGCCGTCGGCCTGGTGCTGACGGCGGTGTTCGTCCCCTGCGCGTTCATCTCGGGGATCACCGGCCAGTTCTTCCGACAATTCGCCCTCACGATCGCGTCGTCGACGATCCTGTCGACGATCAACTCGCTGACCCTGAGCCCGGCGCTGGCCGCCCTGCTCCTCAAGCCCCGCAAGAAGGGCGAGTACCAGGCCCTGCCCCGGCCTGTGCTCGCCGGGATGGGCGCGTGGTTCGGCTACACGACGCTGGGCCCGCGGCTGCTCCCCTATCTGGAACGGGCCGGAAGCGAGGCGGTCAGCCGTGCGGCGGTCCTCGACTCGGCGCGGGACGTCCTCGACCGCATGGGGGCGACGCCCGGCCAGACGGCCGGCGTGCTGGGGATGGTGGCGGGGGGCCTCCTGCTCTGGGGCCTGTCCGGCATCGTGAACCGCATCCTGAGCGGGTTCTTCACTCTGTTCAACCGCGGCTTCCTCGCCTCGGCGAGCCTGTACTCGCGGCTGGTGGGGAGCCTGCTGCGGGTCTTCATGCTGGTCTTCGCGGTGTACGCCGGGCTGCTCTTCCTGACGTACGACACCTTCATCAAGACGCCGCGCGGCTTCGTCCCGGCGCAGGACATGGGGTACATGCTGGCGAACATCCAGCTCCCCGACTCGGCCTCGCTGGAGCGGACCCGCGCGACGCTTCGGAAGATGGCGGACATCGTCCGCAAAGCGCCGGGCGTGGCGTCGACGGTCGCGATCTCGGGCCAGTCGCTGCTGCTGAGCGCCTTCGGCTCGAACTTCGGGACGATGTTCATCACCCTCAACCCCTTCGACGAGCGGCGGGCCGACGACCTCTATTACGAGGTCATCATGAACAAGCTCCGCGGCCAGCTCGCGTCGACCGTCCCCGAGGCCAACGTCTCGATCTTCGGCCCGCCGCCGATCCGCGGCGCCGGCCGCGCGGGGGGCTGGATGCTGATGGTCGAGGACCGCGGCGACCTGGGCCCCGTGCAGCTCCAGCGCGAGGTCGAGCGCCTGGTCGCCGCCGCCAACGTCAGCCCGATCAACCCCGGCATCGACGTGAAGGGCGATCGGATCCCGATGGAGTCGGCCAAGCCCGAGGCGGCCAAGCCGGAGGAGCCCCCGAAGCCGGGCTCGGCGGCCTGGTTCGGCAACCTGTTCGCCGGAGCCGCCGAACGCCGAACGCCGGCCGTCGACGGCCTCACGGCCGTCTTCCGCGCCAACGTCCCGCAGATCTTCCTCGACGTCGACCGCGACGCCTGCATGGTCAAGGGCCTCTCGCTCCGCGACGTCTTCCAGACGCTGCAGGCGTACCTCGGGTCGCTCTACGTCAACGACTTCAACCTGTTCGGGCGGACCTGGCAGGTGGTGGTCCAGGCGATGCCCCGCTATCGCGACCAGAAGGACGACATCAGCCGGCTCCAGGTGCGCAACAACGCCGGCACGATGGTCCCTCTCGGGGCCGTGGCCCAGGTCAAGGAGATGAACGGGCCCTTGATCCTCACCCGCTACAACATGTACCCCGCGGCCTCGATCAACGGCTCGGCGGTCCCGGGGGTCAGCTCGGGGACCGCGATCCAGGCGATGGAGAACCTCGCCGCCCGCGAGCTGCCCCAGGCGATGAGCTTCGAGTGGACCGAGCTGGCCTTCCTGGAGCAGCAGGCGGGCAACACGGCGCTGTACGTCTTCGGCTTCTCGATCGCCATGGTCTTCCTCGTCCTGGCGGCGCAGTTCGAGAGCTGGTCGATGCCGCTGGCGGTCATCCTCTCGGTCCCGTTGTGCATGCTCAGCGCCGTCGTCGGCGTCCGCAACAGCGCACTGCTGGGGGTGCACAACGCCGGGACGGACATCAACATCTTCACCCAGGTCGGGCTGGTCGTGCTCGTCGGCCTGGCGAGCAAGAACTCGATCCTGATCGTCCAGTTCGCCAAGCTCATCCACACCCAGGGCCGCTCGGTCCGCGAAGCGACGCTGGAGGCCTGCCGGCTGCGGCTGCGGCCGATCATCATGACGTCGATGGCCTTCATCCTCGGCGTGCTCCCCCTGCTCTACGCCCACGGGGCCGGCGCCGAGATGCGGAAGTCGCTGGGCGTGGCCGTGTTCAGCGGCATGCTCGGCGTCACCATCTTCGGCGTCGTGCTGACGCCCGTCTTCTTCTACGTGATCGACAGGGCGAGCGAGTCGCGGTTCTTCGCCTCGCCGTGGGTCCGCTTCATCACGGGCGGGACGCTCGACGTCCTGACGCTCCGAATCGTCTGGCGGCCCGCATTGACGCTCGCGAAGCGCGGCGCCGCCACCGTCCGCCACGCACGCAAGACCCGGAAGCCCGTTCCCCCCGACGAGACGTGA
- a CDS encoding PSD1 and planctomycete cytochrome C domain-containing protein, with product MTMHDASRDRLRRPSRTTVAALAMLISPLVANGEEPAAGAKPTADAVAFFETSIRPVLVESCQKCHGPEKQKADFRVDSREAILKGGSLGPAVVPGKPAESPMVQALAHAGDEGLKMPPAGKLSEPAIQALTRWVEMGAPWGDAAAGPSASAADPARDHWAFQPLKPAPAPDVHDRAWVRSSLDARILARLEQEGMTPSPAVDRRTLLRRASLDLLGVPPTLDEIRVFEADPSPDAFAKVVDRLLASPLYGERWGRHWLDVARYADTKGYVFQEERKYPYAFTYRDYVIDAFNADVPFDRFVVEQLAADQLPADGDTKRLAAMGFLTVGRRFLQDKNEIIDDRIDLVGRGLLGLTVACARCHDHKFDPIPTEDYYSLYGVFASSIEPAELPRLDGGSAAESADVQDLEKQLAEARKARDDYKAARRAEVVDDLQARGSLYLKAAYDVGFDPRATGADDRAKRDGLASLRLRLAARLWKARVDVPAADADPVLAPWKLFQALPKDEFTAQAPETFAKLDERNQAKPGSVHPLVLAALREAKPTSMEQVAAGYAALLAGVEERLRAAGDKKGQPLAEPEWESLRQALHAPGGPLIPGPGEDRGLIDRAQRAELQKLENKIAEVDKASAGRIRRAMVMNDAPQPTDPHVFVRGNPGRPGKPVPRQFLKVLSGPERQPFAKGSGRLELAQAIVGRAAPLAARVIVNRVWRWHLGEGLVDSPSDFGVRADPPSHPDLLDDLAAGFVADGWSIKGLHRRIMLSSVYQQSSVLRPDCLVKDARNRLVWRFNRQRLDFEALRDSILAVCGSLDPARGGPSVAFDGSSNPPRRTVYGFIDRQNMDGVYRAFDFAIPDATNPRRFVTTVPQQALFLMNSPFVQDQARRLAAEVATADQAAAVRSVYERVLGRGPDEREAALALAFVGRPAAANEPTAPPLAQLAQVLMLTNEFLFVD from the coding sequence ATGACCATGCATGACGCCTCGCGCGATCGGCTCCGACGCCCCTCTCGAACGACCGTCGCCGCCCTGGCGATGCTGATCAGCCCCCTGGTCGCGAACGGCGAGGAACCGGCGGCGGGCGCGAAGCCCACGGCCGACGCGGTGGCCTTCTTCGAGACGTCGATCCGGCCGGTCCTGGTCGAGTCCTGCCAGAAGTGTCACGGGCCGGAGAAGCAGAAGGCCGACTTCCGCGTCGACAGCCGCGAAGCGATCCTCAAGGGGGGCTCGCTGGGCCCGGCGGTCGTCCCCGGCAAGCCCGCCGAGTCGCCCATGGTCCAGGCCCTGGCGCACGCCGGCGACGAGGGGCTGAAAATGCCCCCCGCCGGCAAGCTTTCGGAACCGGCGATCCAGGCCCTCACACGCTGGGTCGAGATGGGCGCGCCCTGGGGCGACGCCGCGGCCGGCCCGTCGGCCTCGGCCGCCGATCCCGCCCGCGACCACTGGGCCTTCCAGCCGCTGAAGCCCGCGCCCGCTCCCGACGTCCACGATCGCGCCTGGGTCCGGTCGTCGCTCGACGCCCGGATTCTCGCGAGGCTTGAGCAGGAGGGGATGACCCCGTCCCCGGCCGTCGACCGCCGGACGCTCCTCCGCCGCGCCTCGCTCGACCTGCTGGGCGTCCCGCCGACGCTGGACGAGATCCGGGTCTTCGAAGCCGACCCGTCGCCCGACGCCTTCGCGAAGGTCGTCGACCGACTGCTGGCCTCGCCGCTCTACGGCGAGCGCTGGGGGAGACACTGGTTGGACGTCGCCCGCTACGCCGACACGAAGGGGTACGTCTTCCAGGAGGAGCGCAAGTACCCGTACGCGTTCACCTATCGCGACTACGTGATCGACGCCTTCAACGCCGACGTCCCCTTCGACCGCTTCGTCGTCGAGCAGCTTGCCGCCGACCAGCTCCCGGCCGATGGCGATACCAAGCGGCTGGCGGCGATGGGCTTCCTGACGGTCGGCCGGCGGTTCCTGCAGGACAAGAACGAGATCATCGACGACCGGATCGACCTGGTGGGCCGCGGCCTGCTCGGCCTGACGGTCGCCTGCGCCCGCTGCCACGACCACAAGTTCGACCCGATCCCGACCGAGGACTACTACTCGCTGTACGGCGTCTTCGCCAGCTCGATCGAGCCCGCCGAGCTGCCCCGGCTCGACGGCGGCTCGGCGGCCGAGTCGGCCGACGTCCAGGACCTGGAGAAGCAGCTCGCCGAGGCCCGCAAGGCCCGCGACGACTACAAGGCCGCCCGCCGGGCGGAGGTCGTCGACGACCTCCAGGCCCGCGGCTCGCTCTACCTGAAGGCCGCGTACGACGTCGGCTTCGACCCCCGAGCCACGGGGGCGGACGACCGCGCCAAGCGCGACGGCCTGGCCTCGCTCCGGCTGCGGCTGGCCGCCCGGCTGTGGAAGGCCCGCGTCGACGTCCCCGCCGCCGACGCCGACCCCGTGCTCGCCCCCTGGAAGCTCTTCCAGGCCCTGCCCAAGGACGAGTTTACGGCCCAGGCCCCCGAGACGTTCGCGAAGCTCGACGAACGGAACCAGGCGAAGCCGGGTTCGGTCCATCCCCTCGTCCTGGCGGCCCTCCGCGAGGCGAAGCCGACCTCGATGGAGCAGGTCGCCGCCGGCTATGCGGCCCTGCTCGCCGGGGTGGAAGAGCGCCTCCGCGCGGCGGGAGACAAGAAGGGGCAGCCTTTGGCCGAGCCCGAGTGGGAGTCGCTCCGGCAGGCGTTGCACGCCCCCGGCGGGCCGCTGATCCCGGGACCCGGCGAGGACCGCGGGCTGATCGACCGGGCCCAGCGCGCCGAGCTTCAGAAGCTCGAGAACAAGATCGCCGAGGTCGACAAGGCGTCGGCCGGGCGGATCCGCCGGGCGATGGTCATGAACGACGCCCCCCAGCCGACGGACCCCCACGTCTTCGTCCGCGGCAATCCCGGCCGTCCGGGGAAGCCGGTCCCGCGTCAGTTCCTCAAGGTCCTGAGCGGCCCCGAGCGTCAGCCGTTCGCGAAGGGGAGCGGCCGGCTGGAGCTGGCCCAGGCGATCGTCGGCCGGGCGGCCCCGCTGGCGGCCCGGGTGATCGTCAATCGCGTCTGGCGCTGGCACCTGGGCGAAGGGCTGGTCGACAGCCCCAGCGACTTCGGCGTCCGGGCCGACCCGCCCTCGCATCCCGACCTGCTCGACGACCTGGCGGCCGGCTTCGTCGCCGACGGCTGGTCGATCAAGGGCCTGCATCGCCGGATCATGCTGTCGAGCGTCTATCAGCAGTCGAGCGTCCTGCGGCCCGACTGCCTGGTCAAGGACGCCCGCAATCGGCTGGTCTGGCGGTTCAACCGCCAGCGGCTGGACTTCGAGGCCCTCCGCGACTCGATCCTGGCCGTCTGCGGCTCGCTCGACCCGGCGCGGGGGGGGCCGTCGGTCGCCTTCGACGGCTCATCGAACCCGCCCCGCCGCACGGTGTACGGGTTCATCGACCGCCAGAACATGGACGGGGTCTACCGGGCGTTCGACTTCGCCATCCCCGACGCCACCAACCCGCGACGGTTCGTCACGACGGTGCCCCAGCAGGCGTTGTTCCTGATGAACAGCCCGTTCGTGCAGGACCAGGCCCGCCGCCTGGCCGCCGAAGTGGCGACGGCCGACCAGGCCGCGGCCGTGCGGTCGGTCTACGAGCGGGTGCTGGGACGCGGGCCGGACGAGCGCGAGGCGGCGTTGGCCCTGGCCTTCGTGGGCCGTCCCGCCGCCGCGAACGAGCCCACGGCGCCGCCCCTGGCGCAGCTCGCCCAGGTGCTCATGCTCACGAATGAATTCCTCTTCGTCGATTGA
- a CDS encoding efflux RND transporter periplasmic adaptor subunit encodes MNRRVSFGLAMLACGCVAGCGSASSSTSPAARPPDLVLFDKPITREVLDFETFPGRTEAVMSVEIRARVSGYLNQVYFQDGQHVEKDGVLFQIDARPFQSAVDRTQAALEQAEAHAKRCSNEYQRAKVLYDRGLSISREEYDRYAFDHAESVAAIGTAKAAHDLALLDLEFTRVTSPIGGRLGRRLVDPGNLVQADTTALTSVVSQDPIYVYFDVHEAAMLRIRRLLDEGKVKADGDKQVPVEIGLSDEKEYRHKGLVDFTDNRVDLNTGTLRFRARLDNPTGLFTPGLFVRVKLPIGEPHKALMIREEALTSDQGQKKVYVLRRAMKDGKPAFFEDKTGKPLANRDGSPIPKFNHTLVGLGQIGVLVDGFREVSEGLQPDDMVVVSGLQKLRKDSPVAARAFESEADATAAKPAPTGPTAPVKAPDASSPAGSPAAAAPKAH; translated from the coding sequence ATGAATCGTCGCGTCTCGTTCGGGCTGGCGATGCTGGCGTGCGGTTGCGTCGCGGGATGCGGGAGCGCATCGTCGTCGACCTCGCCCGCCGCTCGGCCGCCGGACCTCGTGCTTTTCGACAAGCCGATCACCCGCGAGGTGCTGGACTTCGAGACCTTCCCCGGCCGGACCGAGGCGGTGATGTCGGTCGAGATCCGGGCGCGGGTCTCGGGCTACCTGAACCAGGTCTACTTCCAGGACGGCCAGCACGTCGAGAAGGACGGCGTCCTCTTCCAGATCGACGCCCGGCCCTTCCAGTCGGCCGTCGACCGGACCCAGGCGGCGCTCGAGCAGGCCGAGGCGCACGCCAAGCGGTGCAGCAACGAGTACCAGCGGGCGAAGGTCCTCTACGACCGCGGCCTCTCGATCAGCCGGGAGGAGTACGACCGCTACGCCTTCGACCACGCCGAGTCCGTCGCGGCGATCGGCACGGCCAAGGCCGCCCACGACCTGGCGCTGCTCGACCTGGAGTTCACGCGCGTCACCTCGCCCATCGGCGGCCGGCTCGGCCGCCGCCTGGTCGACCCGGGCAACCTCGTGCAGGCCGACACGACGGCCCTGACCTCGGTCGTCAGCCAGGACCCGATCTACGTCTACTTCGACGTCCACGAGGCGGCCATGCTGCGGATCCGCCGCCTGCTCGACGAGGGCAAGGTCAAGGCCGACGGCGACAAGCAGGTCCCCGTCGAGATCGGGCTGTCGGACGAGAAGGAGTACCGCCACAAGGGCCTCGTCGACTTCACCGACAACCGCGTCGACCTGAACACCGGCACCCTCCGCTTCCGCGCCCGGCTCGACAACCCGACCGGCCTGTTCACGCCGGGCCTGTTCGTCCGCGTCAAGCTGCCGATCGGCGAGCCCCACAAGGCCCTGATGATCCGCGAGGAGGCGCTGACGTCCGACCAGGGGCAGAAGAAGGTCTACGTCCTGCGCCGGGCGATGAAGGACGGCAAGCCGGCCTTCTTCGAGGACAAGACGGGCAAGCCGCTGGCCAACCGCGACGGCTCGCCGATCCCCAAGTTCAACCACACGCTCGTCGGCCTGGGCCAGATCGGCGTCCTGGTCGACGGCTTCCGCGAGGTCTCCGAGGGCCTCCAGCCCGACGACATGGTGGTGGTCAGCGGCCTGCAAAAGCTCCGCAAGGACTCGCCCGTCGCCGCCCGCGCCTTCGAGTCCGAGGCCGACGCGACGGCCGCCAAGCCCGCGCCGACCGGCCCCACCGCGCCGGTCAAGGCTCCCGACGCATCTTCGCCGGCCGGGTCTCCCGCGGCCGCCGCGCCCAAGGCGCACTGA
- a CDS encoding TetR/AcrR family transcriptional regulator, producing the protein MSAAYEDKLKPRRREKDVETRREEILDTATELFAEHGFSDAMTQELANRLGIGKGTIYRCFPSKRDLFLAAADRVMQMMSAQVEAYIAGVEDGLQRIARAILAFLTFFAEHPEYVELLIQERAQFKDRTRPTYIEHRQAHGMKWRQVYAGLTIDGRFREISPQQISDVIGNLIYGTMFSNYFAGQAKPVAEQARDILDVVFRGILTDAERARLADVDLLDGAPPLPRVAKSTGVRAADGGRAKS; encoded by the coding sequence ATGAGCGCGGCCTACGAAGACAAGCTGAAGCCCCGACGTCGCGAGAAGGACGTCGAGACCCGCCGCGAGGAGATCCTCGACACGGCGACGGAACTCTTTGCGGAGCATGGGTTTTCGGACGCCATGACGCAGGAGTTGGCGAACCGGCTGGGGATCGGCAAGGGGACGATCTACCGCTGTTTTCCGAGCAAGCGCGACCTGTTCTTGGCTGCCGCGGACCGGGTTATGCAAATGATGTCGGCCCAGGTCGAGGCGTATATCGCTGGAGTAGAAGACGGGCTCCAACGCATCGCCCGGGCGATCCTGGCCTTCCTGACCTTCTTCGCCGAGCACCCGGAGTACGTGGAGCTGCTGATCCAGGAGCGGGCGCAGTTCAAGGACCGGACCCGGCCCACGTACATCGAGCACCGCCAGGCCCACGGCATGAAGTGGCGTCAGGTCTACGCGGGGCTGACGATCGACGGCAGATTCCGCGAGATCTCCCCCCAGCAGATCAGCGACGTGATCGGCAACCTGATCTACGGCACGATGTTCAGCAATTACTTCGCCGGCCAGGCGAAGCCCGTCGCGGAGCAGGCCCGCGACATCCTCGACGTCGTCTTCCGGGGGATCCTCACGGACGCCGAGCGGGCCCGGCTGGCGGACGTCGACCTGCTCGACGGGGCCCCCCCCCTGCCCCGGGTCGCGAAGTCCACCGGGGTGCGGGCGGCGGACGGCGGGCGGGCGAAGTCTTAA